The following coding sequences lie in one Euhalothece natronophila Z-M001 genomic window:
- a CDS encoding phospholipase D-like domain-containing protein: protein MRYFILFIVTCLVVTLSGCPRQENVSNVLADPLPQDRLIQVYFNHNQAKGKSYTDPYRGITRYGDNLEDVIINNIESATENIALAVQEFRLPKIAHALVEQKEKGVKVQVILENDYRRPWSDYSQAEINQFTERELARYEEALRLIDINEDGRLSEAEINQRDALVILENAGIPIIDDTADGSKGSGLMHHKFLIIDDETVIVTSANLTLSGVHGDFGNKETRGNANNLARITSKKLASIFREEFDIMWGDGVGGEPDSRFGLQKPQRNLSPLKIGDSLVAVNFSPTSPTQDWEKTSNGFIAKYLEKAQNTIDLALFVFSYQELSNTLADLHQNGTSIRALIDRLFAYRYYSEGLDMLGVELARNCEIAEDNNPWESPISTVGVPEFPRGDNLHHKFAVVDEKIVITGSHNWSAAANYRNDETVLVINNPTIAAHYDREFKQLYDRAVLGIPSWLEERIEQQKQECPNL, encoded by the coding sequence ATGCGATACTTTATATTGTTTATTGTCACTTGTTTAGTGGTGACTTTAAGTGGCTGTCCCCGACAAGAAAATGTCTCCAATGTTTTGGCTGATCCTTTGCCACAAGATCGCTTAATTCAAGTGTATTTTAATCATAACCAAGCTAAAGGGAAAAGTTATACTGATCCTTATCGAGGAATTACGCGATATGGGGATAATTTAGAAGACGTTATTATCAATAATATTGAGTCGGCAACTGAAAATATTGCCTTAGCAGTGCAAGAATTTCGCTTACCCAAAATTGCTCATGCTCTCGTTGAACAGAAAGAAAAGGGTGTTAAAGTACAAGTAATTCTTGAAAATGACTATCGTCGCCCTTGGAGTGATTATTCCCAAGCAGAAATTAATCAATTTACAGAACGAGAATTAGCTCGTTATGAGGAAGCATTGAGGCTGATTGATATTAATGAGGATGGAAGACTTAGTGAAGCAGAGATTAATCAGCGGGATGCACTGGTAATTTTAGAAAATGCAGGAATCCCTATTATAGATGATACGGCAGATGGTTCTAAAGGCAGTGGCTTAATGCATCATAAGTTTCTGATTATTGATGATGAAACTGTTATTGTTACTTCAGCCAATTTAACTCTTAGTGGTGTTCATGGTGATTTTGGGAATAAAGAAACTCGGGGTAATGCGAATAATTTAGCCAGAATTACTAGTAAAAAATTAGCATCTATTTTCCGAGAAGAATTTGATATTATGTGGGGAGATGGGGTGGGAGGAGAACCAGATAGCCGTTTTGGGCTGCAGAAACCTCAGCGTAATTTATCACCGCTTAAAATTGGTGACAGCTTAGTGGCAGTTAATTTTTCCCCTACCTCTCCCACCCAAGATTGGGAAAAAACAAGCAATGGCTTTATTGCTAAATACTTAGAAAAAGCTCAAAACACAATTGATTTAGCTTTATTTGTATTCAGCTATCAAGAATTATCCAATACTCTAGCTGACTTACATCAAAATGGGACAAGTATTAGAGCTTTAATTGATCGCTTATTTGCTTATCGTTACTATAGTGAAGGCTTAGATATGTTAGGAGTAGAATTAGCACGGAATTGTGAAATTGCAGAAGATAATAATCCTTGGGAATCACCAATTTCAACAGTGGGTGTACCAGAATTTCCGAGGGGCGATAATTTACATCATAAATTCGCTGTTGTGGATGAAAAAATTGTAATTACAGGATCGCACAATTGGTCAGCAGCGGCAAATTATCGGAATGATGAAACGGTTTTGGTAATTAATAATCCGACGATCGCGGCTCATTATGATCGTGAATTTAAACAATTATACGATCGCGCTGTTTTAGGGATTCCCTCATGGTTAGAAGAACGAATTGAACAGCAAAAACAAGAGTGTCCTAATTTGTAG
- a CDS encoding cobyrinate a,c-diamide synthase has translation MTIIIAGERSGVGKTTITLALLSFLARHSQKVQSFKVGPDYIDPMFHTQVTGRACRNLDPILTSPDYVKHSFAYHSQGAEYSVIEGVMGLFDGVSLQGKTDYASTAHIARILDVPVVLVLDCSRLSGSVGAIAQGYANFDPRVNIAGVVLNRVGSDRHLQLLKTALEPLNLPILGVFRRQDKIKLRDRHLGLVPTEEVASFPKIQEELASIAQDSLNWEQLFPLLDTPQMPVSSLWETVPRQFRVGIARDRAFNFYYQDNLDLLEHLGCELIPYSPLEDTNLPPNLDLLYLPGGFPEVFAEPLAQNQKIVKQTQVAIQQGLTTYAECGGLMYLCQSITDLEGETWEMLGLLPTHVTMGKRLTLGYRQATPLPNNPILKENQRIWGHEFHRSQLQETSSSPLYSLCDLYQNQTQEGWNIGSIYASYLHIHWGIFPHGLATILKSKWC, from the coding sequence ATGACGATTATTATTGCTGGCGAACGCAGTGGAGTAGGTAAAACAACGATTACCCTCGCTCTCCTTTCTTTTTTAGCTCGTCACTCCCAAAAAGTCCAGTCTTTTAAGGTGGGACCGGATTATATTGATCCCATGTTTCATACACAAGTAACTGGGCGTGCTTGTCGCAATTTAGACCCCATTTTAACCTCTCCTGATTATGTAAAACATTCTTTTGCCTATCACAGTCAAGGGGCTGAGTATTCTGTAATTGAGGGCGTAATGGGGTTATTTGATGGGGTGAGTTTACAGGGAAAGACAGATTATGCTTCTACCGCCCATATTGCCAGAATTTTAGATGTTCCTGTGGTACTGGTGTTAGATTGTTCTCGTTTATCAGGTTCGGTGGGCGCGATCGCGCAAGGTTATGCTAACTTTGATCCTAGGGTTAACATTGCAGGGGTGGTTTTAAATCGCGTAGGAAGTGACCGCCATTTGCAGTTATTGAAAACCGCTTTAGAACCGCTTAATTTGCCCATATTAGGGGTGTTTCGTCGTCAGGATAAGATTAAACTGCGCGATCGGCATTTAGGGTTAGTTCCCACCGAAGAAGTAGCCTCTTTCCCAAAAATTCAGGAAGAACTTGCTAGCATTGCCCAAGACAGTTTGAATTGGGAACAATTATTCCCCCTGCTGGATACCCCACAAATGCCTGTTTCTTCTCTGTGGGAGACAGTTCCCCGTCAGTTTCGAGTGGGAATTGCGCGCGATCGCGCTTTTAACTTCTACTACCAAGATAACCTTGATCTCCTCGAACATTTAGGATGTGAACTGATCCCTTACAGTCCCCTTGAGGATACCAACTTACCTCCCAATCTTGATTTACTGTATCTCCCTGGCGGTTTTCCTGAAGTGTTTGCTGAACCCTTAGCACAAAATCAAAAAATTGTCAAACAAACTCAAGTAGCGATTCAACAGGGACTCACCACTTACGCCGAATGTGGGGGGTTAATGTATCTCTGTCAAAGTATCACCGACTTGGAAGGAGAAACTTGGGAAATGTTAGGGCTATTACCCACTCACGTCACCATGGGGAAACGACTAACCTTAGGGTATCGTCAAGCAACCCCCTTACCAAATAATCCCATTTTGAAGGAAAATCAACGCATTTGGGGACATGAATTTCACCGTTCTCAACTGCAAGAAACTTCTTCCTCTCCCCTCTATTCTTTATGTGATTTGTATCAAAATCAAACTCAAGAGGGATGGAACATCGGATCAATCTATGCCTCTTATTTACATATTCATTGGGGAATTTTTCCTCACGGATTGGCAACCATTCTGAAGAGTAAGTGGTGTTAA
- the asnS gene encoding asparagine--tRNA ligase yields MSKSRIINLLRNGQPDQQVTIQGWVRTKRESKKFAFMEVNDGSSLANLQVILEPTLDNYEDKLNKINTGASVEVTGTLAESPGKGQNIELQAQTVTIYGEADPETYPLQKKRHSFEFLRSIGHIRTRTNTLGAVMRVRNACATAVHQFFQQHGFLWVHTPIITTNDCEGAGELFNVTSFDLNNIPQENGEIDYSQDFFGRPAYLTVSGQLEAEAMALTFDRVYTFGPTFRAENSNTSRHLAEFWMIEPEMAFCDLKGDMDWAEAFLKHIFKTVLDQCPEDMEFFNKRIDDSVLATADNIINQDFERLSYTSAIALLEKADKKFEYPVEWGIDLQSEHERYLCEEYFQKPVILTDYPSDIKAFYMRLNDDEKTVGAMDVLAPKIGEIIGGSQREERLDVLEKRIKEAGMEPEQLWWYLDLRRYGTVPHSGFGLGFERLIQFMTGMQNIRDVIPFPRTPDNAEF; encoded by the coding sequence ATGTCAAAAAGCCGTATTATCAACTTACTTCGCAATGGACAACCTGACCAACAAGTGACGATTCAAGGTTGGGTTCGCACGAAGCGAGAGTCCAAAAAATTCGCCTTTATGGAAGTCAATGACGGGTCTTCATTAGCGAATCTACAAGTTATTTTAGAACCCACTCTCGACAATTACGAAGATAAACTCAATAAAATTAATACAGGGGCTTCAGTGGAAGTGACAGGAACTCTAGCAGAGTCTCCAGGGAAAGGACAAAACATCGAATTACAAGCGCAAACTGTCACCATTTACGGCGAAGCTGATCCCGAAACCTATCCCCTACAGAAAAAGCGTCACTCTTTTGAATTTCTCCGCAGCATTGGACATATTCGCACTCGAACTAATACCCTTGGGGCAGTGATGCGTGTCCGTAATGCCTGTGCCACTGCGGTGCATCAATTTTTCCAGCAACATGGCTTCCTCTGGGTGCATACTCCCATTATTACCACAAATGATTGTGAAGGGGCAGGAGAATTATTTAATGTCACCAGTTTTGATCTCAATAATATTCCCCAAGAAAATGGAGAGATAGATTACTCGCAAGACTTTTTTGGACGACCTGCTTATTTAACAGTTAGTGGACAATTAGAAGCCGAAGCAATGGCATTAACCTTTGATCGGGTTTATACCTTTGGCCCCACCTTCCGTGCTGAAAATTCTAACACTTCTCGCCATTTAGCCGAGTTTTGGATGATAGAACCAGAAATGGCGTTTTGTGACTTAAAAGGGGATATGGATTGGGCGGAAGCATTCCTTAAACATATTTTTAAAACGGTTTTAGATCAATGTCCTGAAGATATGGAATTTTTTAATAAACGGATTGATGATTCAGTGTTAGCCACGGCTGATAATATTATTAATCAAGACTTTGAACGATTAAGTTATACTAGCGCGATCGCGCTTTTAGAAAAGGCAGATAAAAAATTTGAATACCCTGTAGAATGGGGCATTGATTTACAATCAGAACACGAACGTTATTTATGTGAAGAATACTTCCAAAAGCCAGTTATTCTCACTGATTATCCCAGTGACATTAAAGCTTTTTATATGCGTCTCAATGATGACGAAAAAACCGTGGGTGCAATGGATGTTTTAGCTCCAAAAATTGGTGAAATCATTGGCGGTTCCCAACGGGAAGAACGGTTAGATGTTTTAGAGAAACGGATTAAAGAGGCTGGCATGGAACCCGAACAATTATGGTGGTATCTTGATTTAAGACGCTATGGAACTGTTCCTCATTCTGGGTTTGGCTTAGGCTTTGAGCGGTTAATTCAATTTATGACAGGGATGCAGAATATTCGTGATGTTATCCCCTTCCCTCGCACTCCTGATAATGCTGAATTTTAA
- the gnd gene encoding decarboxylating NADP(+)-dependent phosphogluconate dehydrogenase, with protein MTQPSFGVIGLAVMGENLALNVESRGFPVAVYNRTAEKTKNFMAQRAQGKNVTDTYSIEEFVKALAPPRKILVMVQAGKAVDAVISQLKPLLQEGDMIIDGGNSLYEDTQRRTEELEAVGLGFMGMGVSGGEEGALLGPSLMPGGTPEAYEKVEPIVTKIAAQVDDGPCVTYIGPGGAGHYVKMVHNGIEYGDMQLIAEAYDLLKNALGLNHTQLSEVFAQWNQTEELNSFLIEISTEIFKKIDPETNLPLVDVILDSAGQKGTGRWTVVTSLELGVPIPTIYAAVNARVISSFKEERLAASEQLNGPTDQKYEGDVQEFINKVRDALYCSKMCSYAQGMALMAKASEEFGFNLNLSEIARIWKGGCIIRAGFLDKIKTAFKDNPQLPNLLLAPEFKQTILDRQQAWRDVLTVANRLGIPVPAFSASLDYFDSYRRERLPQNLTQAQRDFFGAHTYERVDKPRGKFFHTEWLNNSSS; from the coding sequence ATGACACAACCGAGCTTTGGTGTAATTGGTTTAGCAGTAATGGGAGAGAACTTAGCTCTCAACGTAGAAAGCCGAGGTTTCCCTGTGGCTGTTTATAACCGCACTGCGGAAAAAACTAAGAATTTTATGGCCCAACGAGCGCAAGGGAAAAATGTTACCGATACTTATAGCATTGAAGAATTTGTGAAAGCATTAGCGCCACCGCGTAAAATTTTGGTGATGGTACAAGCAGGGAAAGCGGTAGATGCTGTGATTAGTCAGCTTAAGCCTCTTTTACAAGAAGGAGATATGATCATTGACGGCGGAAACTCCCTTTATGAAGATACCCAACGCCGTACCGAAGAATTAGAAGCAGTGGGATTAGGTTTTATGGGGATGGGTGTTAGTGGTGGTGAAGAAGGAGCGCTACTAGGGCCGAGTCTTATGCCAGGCGGAACCCCAGAAGCCTATGAAAAAGTGGAGCCAATTGTTACCAAAATTGCCGCTCAAGTCGATGATGGTCCTTGTGTTACTTATATTGGGCCAGGCGGGGCAGGTCATTATGTGAAAATGGTTCACAATGGCATTGAGTATGGGGATATGCAACTCATTGCAGAGGCTTATGATTTACTCAAAAATGCTCTGGGATTAAATCATACTCAGTTAAGTGAAGTCTTTGCTCAATGGAATCAGACGGAGGAACTAAACTCCTTTTTAATTGAAATTAGTACTGAGATTTTCAAGAAAATTGACCCTGAAACTAATCTTCCCTTAGTAGATGTGATTCTTGACTCAGCCGGGCAAAAAGGAACAGGGCGCTGGACAGTAGTTACTTCCCTAGAACTAGGGGTTCCCATTCCCACTATCTATGCGGCGGTGAATGCAAGAGTGATTTCTTCCTTTAAAGAGGAACGGTTGGCGGCAAGTGAACAACTTAATGGCCCCACTGACCAAAAATATGAGGGAGATGTACAAGAGTTTATTAATAAAGTTCGCGATGCCCTCTACTGCTCAAAAATGTGTTCCTATGCCCAAGGAATGGCATTAATGGCAAAAGCCTCAGAAGAGTTTGGGTTTAACTTAAATTTGAGTGAAATTGCTCGCATTTGGAAAGGCGGTTGTATTATTCGGGCGGGCTTCTTAGACAAAATTAAAACAGCATTCAAAGACAATCCTCAACTTCCGAATCTCTTACTTGCTCCTGAGTTTAAGCAGACAATTTTAGATCGACAACAGGCGTGGCGAGATGTGTTAACGGTTGCTAATCGCTTAGGAATCCCTGTTCCGGCGTTTAGTGCGTCTTTAGATTATTTTGACAGCTATCGGCGTGAGCGACTACCCCAAAATCTTACCCAAGCCCAACGTGATTTCTTTGGCGCACATACTTATGAACGAGTGGATAAACCTCGTGGCAAGTTTTTCCATACAGAATGGCTCAATAACTCCTCTAGTTAA
- a CDS encoding RNA-guided endonuclease InsQ/TnpB family protein gives MTLQGRIKVSYSGYQKHLDLIKSGEAKAKGAKIYYTPSNKTYYLLVGLEIDKPDIQPTDIKRVSGVDVGQRYLAVETDTKNQVSFYNGKSTIHQANHYQRRRKSLQRKGTRSAKRRLKKLSGRERRFRADINHRVSKQVAKPNSLIGLEDLTYIRERTNPRRKGGKASKKQKKANRKQTSWSFAELQSFIDYKAVLNGSLAIKVDADYTSQSCPHCGHTSKGNRPNKGLIFHCENCGFNLHADLVGARNIAMRTLLVRQDWASTGSLSACPDDSSGSSDVSSDEAKAMRLLRFMELRWTAETSPNHIAFSD, from the coding sequence ATTACTTTACAAGGTAGAATCAAGGTTTCTTATTCTGGCTACCAAAAACATCTTGATTTAATTAAGTCAGGAGAAGCTAAAGCCAAAGGAGCAAAAATTTACTATACTCCTTCTAACAAGACTTATTACTTGTTAGTGGGCTTAGAGATAGATAAGCCAGATATCCAACCTACAGACATTAAAAGGGTTAGCGGTGTTGATGTTGGTCAACGTTATTTAGCCGTAGAAACCGATACCAAGAATCAGGTTAGTTTCTATAACGGTAAATCAACGATTCATCAAGCAAACCATTATCAAAGGAGAAGAAAATCACTACAGCGTAAAGGCACTCGTTCTGCCAAAAGAAGACTGAAAAAGTTATCAGGACGAGAGAGACGGTTTCGCGCTGATATTAACCACCGAGTTTCTAAACAAGTTGCTAAACCTAATTCACTTATTGGTTTGGAAGATTTAACCTACATCAGGGAAAGAACTAACCCTCGTCGCAAGGGTGGAAAAGCATCTAAGAAACAGAAGAAGGCTAACCGTAAACAAACCAGTTGGTCTTTTGCTGAACTCCAAAGTTTCATTGACTATAAAGCAGTATTGAATGGTTCTTTGGCAATTAAAGTTGATGCTGATTACACTTCCCAAAGTTGCCCCCACTGTGGACATACTTCTAAAGGAAACCGACCGAATAAAGGGTTAATTTTCCATTGTGAAAACTGTGGGTTTAACCTTCATGCAGACTTAGTGGGTGCTAGGAACATAGCAATGAGAACGTTACTTGTTCGGCAAGACTGGGCAAGTACGGGTAGTTTGTCAGCCTGCCCAGATGATTCTTCGGGATCGTCGGATGTTTCGTCGGATGAAGCTAAAGCCATGCGCCTTTTGAGGTTCATGGAGTTGAGGTGGACGGCAGAAACAAGCCCCAATCACATCGCTTTTAGCGATTGA
- the ltrA gene encoding group II intron reverse transcriptase/maturase has translation MSSITLTNGLRGQITDWGQINWRKVKKSVRNLRMRIFRARSLGQWKQLRRLQKLLLRSRANLLLSVRQITQVNQGKRTAGVDKEVLNTPDERVKLVNSWEMPKANPTRRVYIPKSNGKKRPLGIPTVRDRVAQAMVKNTLEPEWESVFEPNSYGFRCGRSCHDAIAQCFLRLKGDSSDGRTFDKWVLDADISGFFDNIAHESILKAIESVPRGDLIEGWLKAGYLEKGILNPTDTGTPQGGVISPLLANIGLHGLEDFIKSNNPKLGVIRYADDFVVTSKNKESLEQILDQIKQWMSERGLEISTEKTTIVSMEEGFDFLGFNLRHYDGKLLIKPQKEKVLAFCKKVGNTLNNMKASTQEEVIKVLNPLLRGFANYYRGVVSKETFSYISHRVWQYLWKWCCRRHPMKSKKWVANRYFGSYKGNHWTFMCKGTGRGDKEKLFVLYDISSTPIVRHVKVKGTASPDDPSLRDYWHKRSLKIGKIKWAKGSKYEQVAKMQEHKCPICGDSLYNGEEIETHHIIPVKEGGSDDLENLIHLHKACHKQVHSTKSKTKAGSKA, from the coding sequence ATGTCATCTATAACGTTGACAAATGGACTGAGGGGACAGATTACAGACTGGGGTCAGATTAACTGGCGTAAGGTCAAAAAGTCTGTCAGAAACTTACGTATGCGAATCTTTCGTGCCAGAAGTCTTGGTCAGTGGAAGCAACTACGTCGGTTGCAGAAGCTGTTGTTACGAAGCCGAGCCAATTTGCTCTTATCAGTGCGACAAATCACTCAAGTCAACCAAGGAAAGCGAACCGCAGGGGTAGATAAGGAGGTACTCAATACCCCAGACGAGCGAGTGAAACTTGTGAACAGTTGGGAGATGCCCAAAGCTAATCCGACACGGCGAGTTTACATACCCAAATCAAATGGGAAGAAACGTCCCCTCGGAATCCCTACCGTGAGGGATAGAGTCGCACAAGCAATGGTTAAGAATACACTAGAGCCTGAATGGGAATCTGTATTTGAACCTAATTCTTACGGGTTTAGATGCGGTCGAAGTTGTCACGATGCCATCGCACAATGCTTCTTAAGATTGAAGGGAGACAGTAGTGATGGGAGAACATTTGACAAGTGGGTTCTAGACGCTGATATTTCAGGCTTCTTCGACAACATTGCTCATGAATCCATCCTGAAAGCAATAGAGTCTGTACCACGTGGAGATTTAATTGAAGGATGGTTAAAAGCTGGTTATCTCGAAAAAGGGATTCTCAATCCAACCGATACGGGTACGCCTCAAGGTGGGGTGATTAGTCCACTGCTAGCTAATATCGGGTTACACGGGTTGGAAGACTTCATTAAGTCAAATAACCCAAAACTCGGTGTTATTCGATATGCAGATGATTTTGTAGTCACCTCCAAGAATAAAGAGAGTCTTGAACAAATTTTAGACCAGATAAAGCAATGGATGTCAGAACGAGGACTGGAAATTAGCACGGAGAAGACGACAATCGTTTCAATGGAAGAAGGTTTTGATTTCCTTGGATTTAACTTACGCCATTATGATGGCAAATTGTTGATTAAGCCTCAAAAAGAGAAAGTTCTCGCCTTCTGTAAGAAGGTTGGAAACACTCTCAATAATATGAAGGCTTCGACCCAAGAGGAAGTTATTAAAGTCCTAAATCCGCTTCTCCGAGGTTTTGCAAATTACTACAGAGGAGTAGTTAGCAAAGAAACCTTTAGCTATATCTCGCACCGAGTATGGCAGTACCTCTGGAAATGGTGTTGTCGGCGACACCCAATGAAGAGTAAAAAGTGGGTAGCAAATAGATATTTCGGTTCGTACAAAGGGAATCATTGGACTTTTATGTGTAAAGGGACTGGTCGTGGAGACAAGGAAAAACTCTTTGTCCTGTACGATATCAGTAGTACACCCATAGTAAGGCACGTGAAAGTCAAAGGGACAGCAAGCCCTGATGACCCCTCACTTCGAGATTATTGGCATAAAAGAAGCCTCAAGATAGGAAAAATAAAATGGGCAAAAGGTTCTAAATACGAACAAGTAGCCAAGATGCAAGAGCATAAATGTCCTATCTGTGGCGATAGCCTCTATAACGGAGAAGAAATCGAAACCCACCACATAATACCTGTAAAAGAAGGTGGCTCAGACGACCTTGAGAACTTAATCCACTTACACAAAGCGTGTCATAAACAGGTACACAGTACAAAATCCAAGACAAAGGCTGGAAGTAAGGCTTGA
- a CDS encoding GNAT family N-acetyltransferase has translation MMFNDPESSIIEPGGQIFFILDHEIPVGTCAIFPLSADEYELSKMAVEPAYRRQGYGNQLMEAALNFAREAGAQRISLITDTELADAIRLYQRYGFQTIPYIQDPRYKRGNVRMELCIN, from the coding sequence ATGATGTTCAATGATCCCGAATCAAGCATTATTGAGCCTGGTGGGCAGATTTTTTTCATATTGGATCATGAAATTCCTGTAGGAACCTGCGCTATATTTCCCTTAAGCGCTGATGAATATGAACTCTCAAAAATGGCTGTTGAGCCAGCTTACCGTCGCCAAGGCTATGGTAATCAATTAATGGAAGCAGCACTGAACTTTGCTCGTGAAGCAGGTGCTCAAAGAATTAGTTTAATCACAGATACTGAACTTGCAGATGCAATTCGGTTGTATCAGCGTTATGGGTTTCAAACAATCCCCTACATTCAGGATCCTCGATACAAAAGAGGTAATGTTCGGATGGAACTGTGTATAAACTAA
- the glmU gene encoding bifunctional UDP-N-acetylglucosamine diphosphorylase/glucosamine-1-phosphate N-acetyltransferase GlmU: MVAVAILAAGRGTRMKSSLPKVLHPVGGKSMLERVLDSCELIQPSRYFVIVGYGAEQVKDQIGDREKVEFVLQQQQLGTGHAVQQLLPLLSGSNEDVLVLNGDVPLLRPETLEQLLNTHQNNQNAATLLTAKLDNPQGYGRVFCDEQNYVQKIIEDRDCTREQKLNQRINAGVYCFNWQKLAEILPHLSAENDQKEYYITDVFTSLSPVMAMDVADVQEISGINNRQHLANAYQILQQRIKEKWLLEGVTLVDPDSITIDETVEIAPDTTIEPQTHLRGKTVIGSGCRIGPGSLIENSEIGDQVTVLYSVVSDSTAEEGTRIGPYAHLRGKAKLGADCRVGNFVEMKNCQIGQGTNVAHLSYIGDATLGEKVNVGAGTITANYDGVKKHQTIIGNHCKTGSNSVLVAPITLGNEVTIAAGSVVTEDVESDALVIARSRQVIKQGWRMNPTD; this comes from the coding sequence ATGGTCGCAGTTGCAATTTTAGCCGCCGGACGTGGCACTCGGATGAAGTCAAGCCTCCCTAAAGTCTTACATCCTGTGGGAGGAAAGTCTATGTTAGAACGAGTCCTAGACAGTTGTGAGTTAATCCAACCCTCGCGCTATTTTGTAATTGTGGGCTATGGAGCCGAGCAGGTGAAGGATCAAATAGGTGATCGGGAAAAAGTTGAGTTTGTTTTACAACAGCAACAATTAGGAACAGGTCATGCAGTGCAACAATTACTTCCTTTATTATCAGGGAGTAATGAAGATGTATTAGTGCTTAATGGGGATGTGCCACTTTTACGCCCAGAAACCTTAGAACAGTTATTAAATACTCATCAAAACAATCAAAATGCTGCCACCTTACTAACGGCAAAATTAGATAATCCCCAAGGGTATGGACGGGTTTTTTGTGATGAACAGAACTATGTTCAAAAAATTATTGAAGATCGCGATTGTACCCGTGAACAGAAGTTAAATCAGCGGATTAATGCTGGAGTATATTGTTTCAATTGGCAAAAGTTAGCGGAAATTTTACCCCATCTGTCAGCAGAAAATGACCAGAAGGAGTATTATATTACAGATGTCTTTACCTCTCTCTCTCCTGTTATGGCGATGGATGTTGCTGATGTGCAGGAAATTAGTGGGATTAATAACCGTCAGCACCTAGCGAATGCTTATCAAATTTTACAGCAACGCATTAAAGAGAAATGGCTATTAGAAGGAGTGACATTAGTTGATCCTGATAGTATTACCATTGATGAAACAGTAGAAATTGCTCCTGATACCACTATTGAACCGCAAACCCATCTCAGAGGAAAAACTGTCATTGGATCAGGTTGTCGTATTGGCCCAGGAAGCTTAATTGAAAATAGTGAAATTGGAGATCAAGTGACGGTACTTTATTCTGTTGTTAGCGATAGTACCGCAGAAGAGGGAACAAGAATTGGCCCCTATGCTCATTTACGTGGAAAAGCGAAGTTAGGCGCAGATTGTCGGGTTGGTAATTTCGTAGAAATGAAGAATTGCCAAATCGGGCAGGGAACTAATGTTGCCCATTTATCTTATATTGGGGATGCTACTTTAGGGGAAAAAGTGAATGTTGGTGCAGGAACAATTACCGCAAATTATGATGGGGTGAAAAAGCATCAAACTATAATTGGCAATCATTGCAAAACGGGGTCAAATAGTGTGTTGGTTGCACCAATAACGTTAGGAAATGAAGTCACTATTGCTGCAGGTTCAGTGGTGACAGAGGATGTGGAATCAGATGCGTTAGTAATAGCGCGATCGCGCCAAGTAATTAAACAAGGTTGGCGAATGAATCCAACAGATTAA